A region of Natribaculum luteum DNA encodes the following proteins:
- a CDS encoding acetyl-CoA carboxylase biotin carboxylase subunit, giving the protein MFRKVLVANRGEIAVRVMRACEELNVGTVAIYSEADKDSGHVRYADEAYNVGPARAADSYLDHDAVIEAAKKADADAIHPGYGFLAENAEFARKVEQTEGITWVGPSGDAMEALGEKTKARSIMQEADVPIVPGTTEPVTDPEQVEEFGEKHGYPIAIKAEGGGGGRGMKVVWDESEVEDQLESAKREGEAYFDNASVYLERYLEKPRHIEVQIVADEHGNVRHLGERDCSLQRRHQKVIEEGPSAALSDELREKIGEAARRGVAAADYTNAGTVEFLVEEEPGRDGPLGPDANFYFLEVNTRIQVEHTVTEEITGIDIVKRQLKIAAGEEIDFDQEDVEIDGHAMEFRINAENAADDFAPATGGTLETYDPPGGIGVRMDDALRQGDELVTDYDSMIAKLVVWGEDRDECIARSLRALREYDIEGIPTIIPFHRLMLTDEEFVESTHTTKYLDEELDESRIEEAQEQWGGDTGDGASDEDEESVEREFTVEVNGKRFEVELEEHGGPAIPVGDVDASGTQASRPEPAGGSGSDEADIAGDGEVVDAEMQGTILDVEVEEGDEVAAGDVLVVLEAMKMENDIVASQGGEVTQIAVEEGESVDMGDTLVVLE; this is encoded by the coding sequence ATGTTCCGGAAGGTTCTCGTCGCGAACCGCGGCGAAATCGCGGTCAGGGTGATGCGAGCGTGCGAGGAGTTGAACGTCGGAACCGTCGCGATCTACTCGGAGGCCGACAAGGACTCGGGTCACGTCCGGTACGCCGACGAAGCGTACAACGTCGGCCCGGCCAGGGCGGCCGACTCCTACCTCGACCACGACGCGGTGATCGAGGCCGCCAAGAAGGCCGACGCCGACGCCATCCACCCCGGCTACGGCTTCCTCGCGGAGAACGCCGAGTTCGCCCGCAAGGTCGAACAGACGGAGGGGATCACCTGGGTCGGTCCATCCGGCGACGCGATGGAGGCCCTCGGCGAGAAAACCAAGGCCCGCTCGATCATGCAGGAGGCCGACGTCCCGATCGTCCCCGGGACGACCGAGCCCGTCACCGACCCCGAGCAGGTCGAGGAATTCGGCGAGAAACACGGCTACCCGATCGCCATCAAGGCCGAAGGTGGTGGTGGTGGCCGCGGTATGAAGGTCGTCTGGGACGAAAGCGAAGTCGAAGACCAACTCGAGAGCGCAAAGCGCGAGGGTGAGGCGTACTTCGACAACGCCTCGGTCTATCTCGAGCGCTATCTCGAGAAGCCACGCCACATCGAGGTCCAGATCGTCGCCGACGAGCACGGCAACGTCCGCCACCTCGGCGAGCGCGACTGCTCGCTCCAGCGCCGCCACCAGAAGGTCATCGAAGAAGGGCCCTCGGCGGCGCTCTCGGACGAACTGCGCGAGAAGATCGGCGAAGCTGCCCGTCGCGGGGTCGCGGCCGCCGACTACACCAACGCCGGCACCGTCGAGTTCCTCGTCGAGGAGGAGCCCGGCCGCGACGGCCCGCTTGGCCCCGACGCGAACTTCTACTTCCTCGAGGTCAACACGCGGATTCAGGTCGAGCACACGGTCACCGAGGAGATCACCGGGATCGACATCGTCAAACGACAGCTCAAGATCGCCGCGGGCGAAGAGATCGACTTCGACCAGGAGGACGTCGAGATCGACGGCCACGCGATGGAGTTTCGGATCAACGCCGAGAACGCCGCCGACGACTTCGCGCCCGCGACCGGCGGTACCCTCGAGACCTACGACCCGCCGGGCGGAATCGGCGTCCGGATGGACGACGCGCTCCGGCAGGGCGACGAGCTCGTCACCGACTACGACTCGATGATCGCCAAACTCGTCGTCTGGGGCGAGGACCGCGACGAGTGTATCGCGCGCTCGCTGCGTGCCCTCCGTGAGTACGACATCGAGGGCATCCCGACGATCATCCCGTTCCACCGGCTGATGCTCACCGACGAGGAGTTCGTCGAGAGTACCCACACCACGAAGTACTTAGACGAGGAGTTAGACGAGAGCCGCATCGAGGAAGCCCAGGAACAGTGGGGCGGCGACACCGGCGATGGTGCAAGCGACGAGGACGAGGAGTCCGTCGAACGCGAGTTCACCGTCGAAGTCAACGGCAAGCGCTTCGAGGTCGAACTCGAGGAACACGGCGGGCCGGCGATCCCGGTCGGCGACGTCGACGCCAGCGGCACACAGGCCAGCCGTCCGGAGCCGGCAGGTGGCTCGGGTAGCGACGAGGCCGACATCGCAGGCGACGGTGAGGTCGTCGACGCCGAGATGCAGGGGACGATCCTCGACGTCGAAGTCGAGGAAGGCGACGAGGTCGCCGCCGGCGACGTGCTGGTCGTCCTCGAGGCCATGAAGATGGAAAACGACATCGTCGCCTCCCAGGGCGGCGAGGTCACGCAGATCGCCGTCGAGGAAGGCGAGAGCGTCGATATGGGCGATACGCTGGTCGTCCTCGAGTGA
- a CDS encoding universal stress protein has product MYNHLLVPTDGSAGTRPAVVHGTAIARRFDATLHALSVLSEGPYGSLESDESRTESKRAAEQAVERVAVEAEREGVDVVTELRRGVPHEEILSYAADNDVDMIVMGTHGRTGLDRVLVGSVTEQVVRNADVPVVTVRTSDEVEIATDEEAVDLAREALAERGHEDASVSEEPYRTSGSWIVPAETDDGTVHIHVDAATGDVRLARIDE; this is encoded by the coding sequence GTGTACAATCACCTTCTCGTTCCGACGGACGGCAGCGCCGGCACTCGACCGGCAGTCGTCCACGGGACGGCGATCGCTCGTCGGTTCGACGCGACGCTGCACGCGCTGTCGGTGCTCAGCGAGGGGCCATATGGCTCGCTCGAGAGCGACGAGAGCCGAACGGAGAGCAAACGCGCGGCAGAGCAGGCGGTCGAACGGGTCGCAGTCGAGGCCGAGCGAGAGGGCGTCGACGTCGTCACCGAACTCCGACGCGGCGTCCCCCACGAGGAGATCCTCTCGTACGCCGCGGACAACGACGTCGACATGATCGTCATGGGGACGCACGGTCGCACGGGCCTCGATCGCGTCCTCGTCGGGAGCGTCACCGAACAGGTCGTCCGAAACGCCGACGTACCCGTCGTCACCGTCCGGACGAGCGACGAGGTCGAGATCGCGACGGACGAGGAGGCCGTCGACCTCGCCCGCGAGGCGCTCGCAGAACGGGGTCACGAGGACGCGTCGGTCTCCGAAGAACCCTACCGGACCAGCGGCTCGTGGATCGTTCCGGCAGAAACCGACGATGGCACGGTTCACATCCACGTCGACGCGGCGACCGGCGACGTCCGCCTCGCACGGATCGACGAATAA
- a CDS encoding dienelactone hydrolase family protein gives MIVTIPADGVELEGELLVPDGASGLVLFAHGSGSSRHSPRNNFVAERLRERGVGTLLFDLLTEAEDQTYETRFDIPLLTDRLVDATRWVRSRDETSDMSLGYFGSSTGSAAALRAAARDETDADAVVSRGGRVDLASEVIDQVTAPTLFIVGGNDHQVLELNREAYDELPGEKELEVVEGAGHLFEEPGALESVADLAAAWFADQLG, from the coding sequence ATGATCGTCACGATCCCCGCAGACGGCGTCGAACTCGAGGGAGAGTTACTCGTTCCGGACGGGGCGAGCGGACTGGTCCTGTTCGCACACGGCAGCGGGAGCAGTAGACACAGCCCACGAAACAACTTCGTGGCCGAACGGCTCCGGGAGCGTGGCGTCGGGACGCTCCTGTTCGACTTGCTCACCGAGGCCGAAGACCAGACCTACGAGACCCGATTCGACATCCCGCTTTTGACCGATCGACTCGTCGACGCGACCCGGTGGGTCCGGAGCCGGGACGAGACGAGCGACATGTCGCTTGGTTACTTCGGGTCGAGTACCGGCTCGGCCGCCGCGTTGCGCGCCGCGGCCCGCGACGAGACCGACGCCGACGCCGTCGTCTCGCGAGGCGGGCGGGTCGACCTCGCCTCGGAAGTGATCGACCAGGTGACCGCGCCGACGCTGTTCATCGTCGGCGGCAACGACCACCAGGTGCTCGAGTTGAACCGAGAAGCCTACGACGAGTTGCCGGGCGAGAAGGAACTCGAGGTGGTCGAGGGTGCGGGACACCTCTTCGAGGAACCGGGTGCGCTCGAGTCGGTGGCCGATCTCGCGGCGGCGTGGTTCGCCGACCAACTCGGGTGA
- a CDS encoding thiamine-binding protein, with translation MPASKQFRSREIAAARRLPRKRTCCLTWYATRNAGPPAFTQEVTNVTAIARLEIIPVREQHMSDEIAAALEALDEFDVTYELTPMDTVVEADSVGELFDATKAAHDAVDGERVITSLEVDDQRDREQHGSDRVETVERRLG, from the coding sequence ATGCCAGCGAGTAAACAGTTCCGCTCCCGCGAGATCGCCGCGGCCCGGAGGTTGCCCCGCAAAAGAACTTGCTGTCTGACGTGGTACGCCACCCGGAACGCTGGCCCGCCAGCGTTCACACAGGAGGTGACGAACGTGACAGCAATCGCCAGACTCGAGATCATTCCGGTTCGTGAACAGCACATGTCAGACGAGATCGCCGCGGCCCTCGAGGCGCTCGACGAGTTCGACGTCACGTACGAACTGACGCCGATGGACACGGTCGTCGAGGCGGACTCGGTCGGTGAGCTCTTCGACGCGACGAAGGCGGCCCACGACGCGGTCGACGGTGAACGCGTCATCACGTCGCTCGAGGTCGACGATCAGCGCGACCGCGAGCAACACGGGTCCGACCGCGTCGAGACGGTCGAGCGCCGACTCGGGTAG
- a CDS encoding PAS domain-containing sensor histidine kinase, with the protein MEIDVSTRAETVACVGLERTDDVLSFEHTTDRTWHVERVAPDAIGSRVDDGVGCVVVGDSTGKTDPVEILEAVRIRSSHVQTVFWTGTDDEIAIGRAIDAGVDDVVHRDTPGSQRVLTNAIDGALESRATRREAVRYRSIVERSPDTIAVHDVDGDVVAVNEQACRSLGYSRAELLAGSIYDVEVGLDEAELEDVWSGEFDHPTRLTGRHRRADGTEFPVEIHLDRISFDGEERIVAIARDVTERRERERDLRRLSAAVDASMDGIAVCDDDGRYVYLNQAHAECYGYDSPEPLLGERWSALYDDDERERFETEILPELADRGNWRGEAVGRRRDGTTFDQALSLAALDGGGSVCVIRDVTRRKDRIRRIRALERKYRTLIDAAPDPIVVANADSGEIVEVNEAAEDLFGRSREEIVGTPQTAIHPADERERYVEGFSAATDGIHRFRATDDRQLHVIDADDQTIPVEISRASVRLEGATVVHGIFRDIRERLERERQLESLNAAVRALLEATTVGEIETIVRQTASAVCDGRPDVDVEVVETSRDVPSPADDVAVQSGLARDDRSVSENETVAVETATSDGSAVVVAFDSQERLDAAGRELAELLAGAAASAVDRVSREQRLEGQTEALSVLNQVLRHDVRNDMNMVYGWADLLLEDATGDARSRLETIQSSAQHTIDLTNDARHLANAIVEDEPRELRPVAPSRFLESEIEKLRTHHEDVIVDIDGSIPDVRVEADGMLSSVFGNVLNNAVRHNDTDRPEVTVRATADEMTLVVHIADDGPGIPDHLKAVVFERGVKGLESPGTGLGLFLVNALVDGYGGEVWIEDREPRGTIVAIELPLV; encoded by the coding sequence ATGGAGATCGACGTCTCGACGCGAGCTGAGACGGTCGCGTGTGTCGGACTCGAGCGAACAGACGACGTGCTATCGTTCGAACACACCACAGACCGGACGTGGCACGTCGAACGAGTCGCTCCGGACGCGATCGGATCACGAGTCGACGACGGCGTCGGGTGCGTCGTCGTCGGCGACTCGACCGGCAAAACGGACCCGGTCGAGATCCTCGAAGCGGTTCGAATCAGGAGTTCGCACGTCCAGACCGTCTTCTGGACGGGAACCGACGACGAGATAGCGATCGGGCGGGCGATCGACGCAGGCGTCGACGACGTCGTCCACCGCGACACACCGGGGTCACAGCGCGTGCTGACGAACGCGATCGACGGTGCGCTGGAGTCGAGAGCGACCCGACGCGAGGCGGTGCGGTATCGATCGATCGTCGAACGGTCACCGGACACGATCGCCGTCCACGACGTCGACGGCGACGTCGTCGCCGTCAACGAGCAGGCCTGTCGCAGTCTCGGCTATTCGCGAGCGGAGCTGCTGGCGGGATCCATCTACGACGTCGAAGTCGGCCTCGACGAGGCGGAACTCGAGGACGTCTGGAGCGGCGAGTTCGATCACCCGACGCGCCTGACCGGCCGCCATCGGCGGGCCGACGGCACCGAGTTCCCGGTCGAGATCCACCTCGATCGAATCAGCTTCGACGGCGAGGAGCGGATCGTCGCGATCGCACGCGACGTCACCGAACGCCGCGAGCGCGAGCGTGACCTTCGCCGGCTCTCGGCAGCGGTCGACGCCTCGATGGACGGGATCGCGGTGTGTGACGACGACGGACGGTACGTCTACCTCAACCAGGCACACGCGGAGTGCTACGGCTACGACTCGCCCGAACCGCTGCTGGGCGAGCGCTGGAGCGCCCTCTACGACGACGACGAACGCGAGCGCTTCGAGACCGAAATCCTGCCGGAACTGGCGGACCGTGGCAACTGGCGCGGCGAGGCGGTCGGCAGACGGCGCGACGGCACGACCTTCGACCAGGCACTCTCGCTTGCGGCCCTCGACGGCGGCGGTAGCGTCTGCGTGATCCGCGACGTCACGCGTCGAAAAGATCGGATTCGTCGGATCAGGGCACTCGAGCGCAAGTACCGGACGCTGATCGACGCCGCACCCGACCCCATCGTCGTCGCAAACGCCGACAGTGGCGAGATCGTCGAGGTGAACGAGGCCGCAGAGGACCTGTTCGGTCGTTCCCGCGAGGAGATCGTCGGCACGCCGCAGACGGCCATTCATCCGGCCGACGAGCGCGAGCGGTACGTCGAGGGGTTCTCGGCTGCCACCGACGGCATCCACCGCTTTCGCGCGACCGACGACCGCCAGCTCCACGTCATTGACGCCGACGACCAGACGATTCCGGTCGAGATCAGTCGGGCGTCGGTCCGACTCGAGGGGGCGACGGTCGTCCACGGTATCTTCCGCGATATCCGCGAACGGCTCGAGCGGGAACGCCAACTCGAGTCGCTCAACGCGGCGGTCAGAGCACTCCTCGAGGCGACGACCGTCGGCGAGATCGAGACGATCGTCCGACAGACAGCGAGCGCGGTCTGTGATGGGCGTCCGGACGTCGACGTCGAGGTCGTCGAGACGTCACGAGACGTGCCGTCGCCGGCCGACGACGTGGCGGTGCAGTCGGGACTGGCGCGCGACGACCGGTCGGTCTCCGAGAACGAGACGGTGGCGGTCGAAACTGCCACGAGCGACGGGAGTGCCGTCGTCGTCGCGTTCGACTCCCAGGAACGACTGGACGCTGCTGGCCGAGAACTCGCCGAACTCCTCGCCGGTGCAGCGGCGAGCGCCGTCGACCGCGTGAGTCGCGAGCAGCGCCTCGAGGGACAAACTGAGGCGCTGTCCGTGCTCAATCAGGTGCTGCGCCACGACGTTCGAAACGACATGAACATGGTGTACGGCTGGGCCGATCTCCTCCTCGAGGACGCCACAGGCGACGCCCGGTCGCGACTCGAGACGATTCAATCGTCTGCCCAGCACACGATCGACCTGACGAACGACGCTCGTCACCTGGCGAACGCGATCGTCGAAGACGAGCCACGAGAGCTCCGTCCCGTCGCCCCCAGTCGCTTTCTCGAGTCGGAGATCGAGAAACTCCGGACGCACCACGAGGACGTGATCGTCGATATCGACGGCTCGATCCCGGACGTCCGGGTCGAAGCCGATGGCATGCTCTCGTCGGTGTTCGGCAACGTCCTGAACAACGCCGTCCGGCACAACGATACGGATCGACCCGAAGTCACCGTCCGTGCGACCGCCGACGAAATGACGCTCGTCGTTCACATCGCAGACGACGGCCCGGGGATCCCCGACCACCTGAAGGCGGTCGTCTTCGAGCGCGGCGTCAAGGGCCTCGAGAGTCCCGGTACCGGACTCGGGCTGTTTCTGGTGAACGCACTGGTCGACGGTTACGGCGGCGAGGTCTGGATCGAGGATCGTGAGCCACGCGGGACGATCGTCGCGATCGAACTCCCGCTGGTTTGA
- a CDS encoding cob(I)yrinic acid a,c-diamide adenosyltransferase, whose protein sequence is MTDDTDTDTDDPENQLERTPGKGRTPDARPIEPHAPEAFGLTQVWWGDGKGKTTAALGMAFRAAGHGYRVHLLQFMKGGASSVDDVRGEYNAIEAMPGLSYENTGHYGWHGFLDGSEDGEHRAKAQGGLERARDLVDAAADVDLTEPLALEGTPEEGMHMLILDEVLYAANRELIDPADVISLVEAKPDDLELVLTGAHERPEYVVDEADLVTNVRKERHPIDAGQRARKGTEY, encoded by the coding sequence ATGACCGACGACACCGACACCGATACCGACGATCCGGAGAACCAGCTCGAACGAACGCCCGGCAAGGGCCGAACGCCCGACGCCCGGCCGATCGAACCGCACGCACCCGAAGCGTTCGGCCTCACGCAGGTCTGGTGGGGCGACGGCAAGGGCAAGACCACCGCCGCGCTCGGCATGGCCTTCCGGGCCGCCGGTCACGGCTACCGCGTCCACCTCCTGCAGTTCATGAAAGGCGGTGCCTCGAGCGTCGACGACGTCCGTGGCGAGTACAACGCCATCGAGGCGATGCCCGGACTGAGCTACGAGAACACCGGCCACTATGGCTGGCACGGATTTCTCGACGGCTCCGAAGACGGCGAACACCGGGCGAAAGCACAGGGTGGCCTCGAGCGAGCGCGCGACCTCGTCGACGCGGCTGCCGATGTCGACCTCACCGAACCGCTCGCGCTCGAGGGCACGCCCGAGGAGGGGATGCACATGCTGATCCTCGACGAGGTTCTCTACGCGGCGAATCGCGAGTTGATCGACCCCGCCGACGTCATCTCACTCGTCGAGGCAAAACCCGACGACCTCGAGCTCGTGCTCACGGGCGCGCACGAACGACCCGAGTACGTCGTCGACGAGGCCGACCTGGTCACGAACGTTCGCAAGGAGCGCCACCCGATCGACGCCGGCCAGCGGGCGCGGAAGGGGACCGAGTACTGA
- a CDS encoding cobyrinic acid a,c-diamide synthase, with protein sequence MSGGPPGFVLGGTSSGVGKTVATLAIAKALEDAGYAVQPAKAGPDFIDPSHHEAVAGRPSRTLDLWLEGEDGLRRNYSRGEGDICVVEGVMGLYDGDGSSTAMVAETLELPVVLVVDAKAGMESVAATALGFREYADEIGRDVEVAGVVAQRAHGGRHEAGIHDALPKDLEYFGRIPPNSDLEIPDRHLGLHMGEEAPLPEEALSEAAETLEIDRLAAAASEATVPDAPLEESADVATRVAVASDAAFCFRYPATLERFRDRADVVTFSPVAGDPVPDCDGVYLPGGYPELHAAGLESSGTLEELGRLASEGLPVLGECGGLMAMSRSLTTADGDSHEMAAILPADVTMHDRYRALDHVELEAIDGTLTADAGERIRGHEFHYSSADVDADARFAFETVRGDGIDGDHDGLTEYDSLGTYTHVHAESGAFDRFLEQL encoded by the coding sequence ATGAGCGGCGGCCCACCGGGATTCGTCCTCGGCGGTACCAGTTCGGGCGTCGGCAAGACCGTCGCGACGCTCGCGATCGCCAAGGCGCTCGAGGACGCGGGCTACGCGGTCCAGCCCGCAAAAGCCGGGCCTGACTTCATCGATCCGAGTCACCACGAGGCGGTCGCCGGCCGTCCCTCCCGGACGCTCGACCTCTGGCTCGAAGGCGAAGACGGCCTCCGGCGTAACTACTCTCGGGGCGAGGGCGATATCTGCGTCGTCGAGGGCGTGATGGGCCTGTACGACGGCGACGGCTCGAGCACGGCGATGGTCGCCGAGACGCTCGAGCTGCCGGTCGTCCTCGTGGTCGACGCGAAAGCCGGCATGGAGAGCGTCGCGGCGACCGCGCTCGGCTTTCGCGAGTACGCCGACGAAATCGGCCGCGACGTCGAGGTCGCCGGAGTCGTCGCCCAGCGCGCTCACGGCGGCCGCCACGAGGCGGGGATTCACGACGCCCTCCCGAAGGATCTCGAGTACTTTGGCCGGATTCCGCCGAACTCGGACCTCGAGATACCGGACCGCCACCTCGGGCTCCACATGGGCGAGGAGGCCCCGCTTCCCGAGGAAGCGCTTTCGGAGGCCGCCGAAACGCTCGAGATCGACCGGCTGGCCGCCGCCGCCAGCGAGGCGACGGTTCCCGACGCGCCGCTCGAGGAGAGTGCCGACGTCGCCACTCGAGTCGCCGTCGCCAGCGACGCCGCCTTCTGCTTCCGGTATCCGGCGACGCTCGAACGGTTCCGCGACCGGGCCGACGTGGTGACGTTCTCGCCGGTCGCGGGCGACCCCGTCCCCGACTGTGACGGCGTCTACCTGCCCGGCGGCTACCCTGAACTGCACGCAGCCGGCCTCGAGTCGTCGGGAACGCTCGAGGAACTGGGCCGACTGGCGAGCGAGGGTCTGCCGGTCCTCGGGGAGTGTGGTGGGTTGATGGCGATGTCCCGGTCGCTGACGACGGCCGACGGCGACAGCCACGAGATGGCCGCCATCTTGCCCGCCGACGTGACTATGCACGACCGCTATCGCGCACTCGACCACGTCGAACTCGAGGCCATCGACGGAACGCTGACGGCCGACGCAGGCGAGCGAATTCGTGGCCACGAGTTCCACTACTCGAGTGCCGACGTCGACGCCGACGCCCGGTTCGCCTTCGAGACCGTCCGTGGCGACGGCATCGACGGCGACCACGACGGCCTGACCGAGTACGACTCGCTTGGAACCTACACGCACGTCCACGCCGAGAGCGGAGCGTTCGACCGATTCCTCGAGCAGTTGTAA
- a CDS encoding cobalt-precorrin-7 (C(5))-methyltransferase, protein MSDEYDLESGPDPATFAAAQSEPDIDEAADDPVYAVGVGPGNLEYLTPRGERAIREADVVVGFSTVVEFVAECTDADLLTCGYEDEAEALAEFAERVANGESGTAVAMGDPNHSGYQFVGKVQDAVEREDPEIPVRVIPGISSLQVAASRARTPKEDSEFVTLHKSGDLEADMERLASAVGQRHLLVLPRPYDVMPGDVAEFLLEHDADPNLEALVLEKLTHDDERVYRFTLGELVEHAGGDGKAETPFSDLVVLAVRREVEIE, encoded by the coding sequence ATGAGCGACGAGTACGACCTCGAGAGCGGGCCCGACCCGGCGACGTTCGCCGCGGCCCAGTCGGAACCGGACATCGACGAAGCGGCCGACGACCCCGTCTACGCCGTCGGCGTCGGACCCGGGAACCTCGAGTACCTCACCCCGCGTGGCGAGCGTGCCATCCGCGAGGCGGACGTCGTCGTCGGCTTTTCGACCGTCGTCGAGTTCGTCGCTGAGTGTACCGACGCCGACCTGCTGACCTGCGGGTACGAGGACGAGGCAGAGGCTCTCGCCGAGTTCGCCGAACGCGTCGCGAACGGCGAGTCAGGAACCGCCGTGGCGATGGGCGATCCCAACCACTCGGGCTACCAGTTCGTCGGGAAGGTCCAGGACGCAGTCGAGCGCGAGGACCCCGAAATCCCGGTGCGGGTGATCCCCGGAATCTCCTCGCTGCAAGTGGCTGCGAGCCGCGCGAGGACGCCGAAAGAGGACTCGGAGTTCGTCACGCTGCACAAAAGCGGCGACCTCGAGGCTGACATGGAACGGCTCGCTTCGGCTGTCGGCCAGCGCCACCTGCTCGTCCTGCCCCGGCCATACGACGTCATGCCCGGAGACGTCGCCGAATTTCTGCTCGAGCACGACGCGGATCCGAACCTCGAGGCGCTGGTACTCGAGAAGCTGACCCACGACGACGAACGGGTCTACCGATTCACGCTCGGGGAACTCGTCGAACACGCCGGCGGCGACGGGAAAGCGGAGACGCCCTTCTCCGACCTGGTGGTGCTCGCGGTTCGTCGGGAGGTCGAGATCGAATGA
- a CDS encoding precorrin-8X methylmutase, whose product MTETDGEYEKEYADLGATTQEAMEIAETSMDIVRQFVPDETLADRIRQKSVHSMGDIEFQHLLRFTGEDYLGDDEDAPIRAGARAVLEEANVVTDITMPQAGITGRGHDCAKRKAIGHGAELAKETGMTRTAAGVLELDREGIYDGAIAVVGNAPTAAFALADCIENGTRPAAVVATPVGFVKAEESRKRIREVSEVYGVPAITNVGRRGGSGLAAALTNELIHVAKDVRTDALELSQTAATRAGDEEER is encoded by the coding sequence ATGACTGAAACCGACGGTGAGTACGAGAAAGAGTACGCCGACCTGGGCGCGACGACGCAGGAAGCGATGGAGATCGCCGAGACGAGCATGGACATCGTCCGCCAGTTCGTCCCCGACGAGACGCTCGCCGACCGCATCCGCCAGAAGTCGGTCCACTCGATGGGTGACATCGAGTTCCAGCATCTGCTCCGCTTTACCGGCGAAGACTACCTCGGGGACGACGAGGACGCCCCGATCCGGGCAGGCGCGCGAGCGGTCCTCGAGGAAGCGAACGTCGTCACGGACATCACGATGCCCCAGGCGGGGATCACCGGGCGGGGCCACGACTGTGCGAAACGCAAGGCGATCGGCCACGGGGCCGAACTCGCGAAGGAGACGGGGATGACCCGGACCGCAGCGGGCGTGCTCGAACTCGACAGGGAGGGGATCTACGACGGCGCGATCGCCGTTGTCGGAAACGCGCCGACGGCCGCGTTCGCGCTGGCCGACTGTATCGAGAACGGGACCAGACCGGCGGCCGTCGTCGCGACCCCCGTCGGTTTCGTCAAAGCCGAGGAGAGCCGAAAGCGCATCCGCGAGGTCAGTGAAGTCTACGGCGTGCCGGCGATCACCAACGTCGGCCGACGCGGCGGCAGCGGCCTCGCCGCGGCGCTGACGAACGAACTGATCCACGTCGCGAAAGACGTCCGGACGGACGCACTCGAGCTATCGCAGACGGCCGCGACTCGAGCGGGCGACGAGGAGGAGCGATGA